From Camelus ferus isolate YT-003-E chromosome 18, BCGSAC_Cfer_1.0, whole genome shotgun sequence, one genomic window encodes:
- the MAPK8IP3 gene encoding C-Jun-amino-terminal kinase-interacting protein 3 isoform X3, whose protein sequence is MMEIQMDEGGGVVVYQDDYCSGSVMSERVSGLAGSIYREFERLIHCYDEEVVKELMPLVVNVLENLDSVLSENQEHEVELELLREDNEQLLTQYEREKALRKQAEEKFIEFEDALEQEKKELQIQVEHYEFQTRQLELKAKNYSDQISRLEERESEMKKEYNALHQRHTEMIQTYVEHIERSKMQQVGGNSQTEGSLPGRSPRQSWRKSRKERPTSLNVFPLADSTVRAQMGGKLVPAGDHWHLSDLGQLQLSSSYQCPQDEMSESGQSSAAATPSTTGTKSNTPTSSVPSAAVTPLSEGLQPLGEYGAGTKNSKRAREKRNSRNMEVQVTQEMRNVSIGMGSSDEWSDVQDIIDSTPELDMGREPRLDRTGNSPTQGIVNKAFGINTDSLYHELSTAGSEVIGDVDEGADLLGEFSGMGKEVGNLLLENSQLLETKNALNVVKNDLIAKVDQLSGEQEVLKGDLEAARQAKLRLESRIKDLEEELRRVKSEAITAHREPKEEVEDVSSYLCTELDKIPMAQRRRFTRVEMARVLMERNQYKERLMELQEAVRWTEMIRASREHPSVQEKKKSTIWQFFSRLFSSSSSPPPAKRSYPSVNIHYKSPTTAGFSQRRSHAMCQISGSRPLEFFPDDDCTSSARREQKREQYRQVREHVRNDDGRLQACGWSLPAKYKQLSPNGGQEDTRMKNVPVPVYCRPLVEKDPTMKLWCAAGVNLSGWKPNEEDPGNGVKPAPGRDPLTCDREVEGESKSNHTSPEKKKGKELPEADATSSRVWILTSTLTTSKVVIIDANQPGTVVDQFTVCNAHVLCISSIPAASDSDYPPGEIFLDSDVNPEDSGADGVLAGITLVGCATRCNVPRSNCSSRGDTPVLDKGQGEVATVANGKVNPSQSTEEATEATEVPDPGPSETEVAAVRPGPLTEHVFTDPAPTPPPSAQPDSENGPEAEVSGVQPEPEPSGDPAGASSSAAPTMWLGAQNGWLYVHSAVANWRKCLHSIKLKDSVLSLVHVKGRVLVALADGTLAIFHRGEDSQWDLSNYHLMDLGRPHHSIRCMAVVYDRVWCGYKNKVHVIQPKTMQIEKSFDAHPRRESQVRQLAWIGDGVWVSIRLDSTLRLYHAHTHQHLQDVDIEPYVSKMLGTGKLGFSFVRITALLIAGNRLWVGTGNGVVISIPLTETVVLHRGQLLGLRANKTSPTSGEGTRPGGVIHVYGDDSSDKSASSFIPYCSMAQAQLCFHGHRDAVKFFVSVPGNVLATLNGSVLDSPSEGPGPAAPAADAEAQKLKNVLVLSGGEGYIDFRIGDGEDDEPEEGAGDVSQVKPMLSKAERSHIIVWQVSYTPE, encoded by the exons AAATTCATTGAGTTTGAAGATGCTTTGGAACAAGAGAAGAAAGAGCTCCAAATCCAGGTGGAACACTATGAGTTTCAGACTCGCCAGCTGGAACTGAAGGCCAAAAACTATTCAGATCAGA TTTCCCGGCTGGAGGAGCGGGAGTCGGAGATGAAGAAGGAGTACAACGCCCTGCACCAGCGGCACACCGAG ATGATCCAGACCTACGTGGAGCATATCGAGAGATCCAAGATGCAGCAGGTTGGGGGAAACAGCCAAACCGAGGGCAGCCTGCCAGGGCGGAG TCCTCGCCAGTCATGGAGGAAAAG cAGGAAGGAGCGCCCTACCTCCCTGAACGTCTTCCCCCTGGCTGACAGCACGGTACGTGCCCAGATGGGGGGCAAGCTCGTGCCTGCGGGGGACCACTGGCACCTGAGTGACCTCGGCCAGCTGCAGTTGAGCTCCAGCTACCAG TGTCCGCAGGACGAGATGTCCGAGTCGGGCCAGTCCTCGGCGGCTGCCACGCCTAGCACCACAGGCACCAAGTCCAACACGCCCACCTCCTCCGTGCCCTCAGCCGCTGTCACGCCCCTCAGCGAGGGCCTGCAGCCCCTGGGCGAGTACGGTGCCGGCACCAAGAACAGCAAGCGGGCCCGGGAGAAGCGCAACAGCCGCAACATGGAGGTGCAGGTCACGCAGGAGATGCGGAACGTCAGCATAG GCATGGGAAGCAGTGACGAGTGGTCTGATGTCCAAGACATTATCGACTCCACCCCAGAGCTGGACATGGGTCGGGAGCCCCGCCTGGACCGCACGGGCAACAG CCCGACCCAGGGGATCGTGAACAAGGCTTTTGGCATCAACACTGACTCCCTGTACCACGAGCTGTCAACTGCGGGCTCCGAGGTCATCGGGGACGTGGATGAAGGGGCCGACCTGCTAG GGGAGTTCTCAG GCATGGGCAAGGAAGTGGGGAATCTGCTGCTGGAGAACTCACAGCTTCTAGAAACCAA aaatgcCCTGAATGTGGTCAAGAATGACCTCATTGCCAAGGTGGACCAGCTGTCGGGGGAGCAGGAGGTGCTGAAGGGGGACTTGGAAGCCGCCAGGCAGGCCAAACTCAGGCTGGAGAGCCGCATCAaggacctggaggaggagctgaggag AGTGAAGTCAGAGGCCATCACTGCCCACCGTGAACCCAAAGAAGAGGTGGAGGATGTAAGCAGCTATCTCTGTACAGAATTG GACAAGATCCCCATGGCTCAGCGCCGCCGCTTCACCCGGGTGGAGATGGCCCGTGTGCTTATGGAGCGGAACCAGTACAAGGAGCGGCTGATGGAGCTGCAGGAGGCCGTGCGGTGGACCGAGATGATCAG GGCGTCCCGAGAGCACCCATCTGTCCAGGAGAAGAAGAAGTCCACCATCTGGCAGTT CTTCAGCCGCCTcttcagctcctcctccagcccccctcCGGCCAAGCGGTCCTATCCCTCTGTGAACATCCATTACAAGTCGCCCACCACGGCCGGCTTCAGCCAGCGCCGCAGCCACGCCATGTGCCAGATCTCTGGCAGCCGGCCCCTGGAGTTCTTCCCAGATGA tGACTGCACGTCCTCAGCCCGGCGGGAGCAGAAGCGCGAGCAGTACCGCCAGGTGCGGGAGCACGTGCGCAACGACGACGGGCGGCTGCAGGCCTGTGGCTGGAGCCTGCCGGCCAAGTACAAGCAG CTGAGTCCTAATGGGGGCCAGGAGGACACGCGGATGAAGAATGTGCCTGTCCCCGTGTACTGCCGTCCTCTGGTGGAGAAGGACCCCACCATGAAG CTGTGGTGTGCGGCGGGCGTCAACTTGAGCGGGTGGAAGCCGAATGAAGAGGACCCTGGGAACGGAGTCAAGCCTGCGCCGGGCCGAGACCCTCTGACCTGTGACCGGGAAGTAGAAGGAGAGTCCAAGAGCAACCACACATCCCCTGAGAAGAAGAAG GGAAAGGAGCTGCCGGAGGCAGACGCCACCTCCAGCCGCGTGTGGATCCTCACCAGCACCCTGACCACCAGCAAAGTGGTGATCATCGACGCCAACCAGCCGGGCACCGTCGTGGACCAGTTCACCGTGTGCAATGCCCACGTCCTGTGCATCTCCAGCATCCCTG CGGCCAGCGACAGCGACTACCCTCCAGGGGAGATCTTCCTGGACAGCGACGTGAACCCCGAGGACTCCGGTGCTGATGGTGTGCTGGCAGGCATCACCCTGGTGGGCTGTGCCACCCGCTGCAACGTGCCACGCAGCAACTGCTCCTCCCGTGGGGACACACCGGTGCTGGACAAGGGCCAGG GGGAGGTGGCCACCGTCGCCAATGGGAAGGTCAACCCATCTCAGTCCACGGAGGAGGCCACAGAGGCCACAGAGGTGCCAGACCCTGGGCCCAGTGAGACAGAGGTAGCCGCAGTACGGCCTGGACCCCTCACAGAGCACGTCTTCACggacccagcccccaccccgccccccagtgCTCAGCCTGACAG TGAGAATGGGCCAGAGGCCGAAGTGAGTGGTGTACAGCCTGAGCCGGAGCCCAGTGGGGACCCTGCTGGGGCCAGCAGCAGTGCCGCGCCCACCATGTGGCTAGGAGCCCAGAATGGCTG GCTCTACGTACATTCAGCTGTCGCCAACTGGAGGAAGTGTCTGCACTCCATCAAGCTGAAGGACTCGGTGCTGAGCCTGGT GCACGTGAAAGGGCGAGTGCTGGTGGCTCTGGCAGATGGGACTCTGGCCATCTTCCACCGAGGCGAAG ACAGCCAGTGGGACCTGAGTAATTACCACCTGATGGACCTGGGCCGCCCACATCACTCCATCCGCTGCATGGCAGTCGTGTATGACCGTGTTTGGTGTGGCTACAAGAACAAGGTGCACGTCATCCAGCCCAAGACCATGCAGATCGAG AAATCATTTGATGCGCACCCACGGCGGGAGAGCCAGGTGCGGCAGCTGGCGTGGATCGGTGACGGGGTGTGGGTGTCCATCCGCTTGGACTCCACGCTGCGGCTCTACCATgcccacacccaccagcacctgCAGGACGTGGATATCGAGCCTTACGTCAGCAAGATGCTGG GCACAGGCAAGCTGGGCTTCTCCTTTGTGCGCATCACAGCCCTGCTCATCGCGGGCAACCGCCTCTGGGTGGGCACCGGCAACGGGGTCGTCATCTCCATCCCATTGACCGAGA ccGTGGTCCTGCACCGAGGCCAGCTCCTGGGGCTCCGTG ccaacAAGACATCACCCACGTCTGGGGAGGGGACCCGCCCAGGGGGTGTCATCCACGTGTATGGTGATGACAGCAGTGACAAGTCAGCCAGTAGCTTTATCCCCTACTGCTCCATGGCCCAGGCTCAACTCTGCTTCCACGGCCACCGTGACGCTGTCAAATTCTTCGTGTCCGTGCCAG GGAATGTGTTGGCCACTCTCAACGGCAGCGTGCTCGACAGCCCGTCTGAGGGCCCTGGGCCCGCTGCCCCCGCTGCCGACGCTGAGGCCCAGAAGCTGAAGAACGTGCTGGTGCTGAGTGGCGGCGAGGGCTACATAGACTTCCGCATTG GCGATGGAGAAGATGACGAGCCCGAGGAGGGTGCAGGGGATGTGAGCCAGGTGAAGCCCATGCTGTCCAAGGCCGAGCGCAGCCACATCATTGTGTGGCAGGTGTCCTACACCCCCGAGTGA
- the MAPK8IP3 gene encoding C-Jun-amino-terminal kinase-interacting protein 3 isoform X15 — translation MGGKLVPAGDHWHLSDLGQLQLSSSYQCPQDEMSESGQSSAAATPSTTGTKSNTPTSSVPSAAVTPLSEGLQPLGEYGAGTKNSKRAREKRNSRNMEVQVTQEMRNVSIGMGSSDEWSDVQDIIDSTPELDMGREPRLDRTGNSPTQGIVNKAFGINTDSLYHELSTAGSEVIGDVDEGADLLGEFSVRDDFFGMGKEVGNLLLENSQLLETKNALNVVKNDLIAKVDQLSGEQEVLKGDLEAARQAKLRLESRIKDLEEELRRVKSEAITAHREPKEEVEDVSSYLCTELDKIPMAQRRRFTRVEMARVLMERNQYKERLMELQEAVRWTEMIRASREHPSVQEKKKSTIWQFFSRLFSSSSSPPPAKRSYPSVNIHYKSPTTAGFSQRRSHAMCQISGSRPLEFFPDDDCTSSARREQKREQYRQVREHVRNDDGRLQACGWSLPAKYKQLSPNGGQEDTRMKNVPVPVYCRPLVEKDPTMKLWCAAGVNLSGWKPNEEDPGNGVKPAPGRDPLTCDREVEGESKSNHTSPEKKKGKELPEADATSSRVWILTSTLTTSKVVIIDANQPGTVVDQFTVCNAHVLCISSIPAASDSDYPPGEIFLDSDVNPEDSGADGVLAGITLVGCATRCNVPRSNCSSRGDTPVLDKGQGEVATVANGKVNPSQSTEEATEATEVPDPGPSETEVAAVRPGPLTEHVFTDPAPTPPPSAQPDSENGPEAEVSGVQPEPEPSGDPAGASSSAAPTMWLGAQNGWLYVHSAVANWRKCLHSIKLKDSVLSLVHVKGRVLVALADGTLAIFHRGEDSQWDLSNYHLMDLGRPHHSIRCMAVVYDRVWCGYKNKVHVIQPKTMQIEKSFDAHPRRESQVRQLAWIGDGVWVSIRLDSTLRLYHAHTHQHLQDVDIEPYVSKMLGTGKLGFSFVRITALLIAGNRLWVGTGNGVVISIPLTETVVLHRGQLLGLRANKTSPTSGEGTRPGGVIHVYGDDSSDKSASSFIPYCSMAQAQLCFHGHRDAVKFFVSVPGNVLATLNGSVLDSPSEGPGPAAPAADAEAQKLKNVLVLSGGEGYIDFRIGDGEDDEPEEGAGDVSQVKPMLSKAERSHIIVWQVSYTPE, via the exons ATGGGGGGCAAGCTCGTGCCTGCGGGGGACCACTGGCACCTGAGTGACCTCGGCCAGCTGCAGTTGAGCTCCAGCTACCAG TGTCCGCAGGACGAGATGTCCGAGTCGGGCCAGTCCTCGGCGGCTGCCACGCCTAGCACCACAGGCACCAAGTCCAACACGCCCACCTCCTCCGTGCCCTCAGCCGCTGTCACGCCCCTCAGCGAGGGCCTGCAGCCCCTGGGCGAGTACGGTGCCGGCACCAAGAACAGCAAGCGGGCCCGGGAGAAGCGCAACAGCCGCAACATGGAGGTGCAGGTCACGCAGGAGATGCGGAACGTCAGCATAG GCATGGGAAGCAGTGACGAGTGGTCTGATGTCCAAGACATTATCGACTCCACCCCAGAGCTGGACATGGGTCGGGAGCCCCGCCTGGACCGCACGGGCAACAG CCCGACCCAGGGGATCGTGAACAAGGCTTTTGGCATCAACACTGACTCCCTGTACCACGAGCTGTCAACTGCGGGCTCCGAGGTCATCGGGGACGTGGATGAAGGGGCCGACCTGCTAG GGGAGTTCTCAG TGCGCGATGATTTTTTTG GCATGGGCAAGGAAGTGGGGAATCTGCTGCTGGAGAACTCACAGCTTCTAGAAACCAA aaatgcCCTGAATGTGGTCAAGAATGACCTCATTGCCAAGGTGGACCAGCTGTCGGGGGAGCAGGAGGTGCTGAAGGGGGACTTGGAAGCCGCCAGGCAGGCCAAACTCAGGCTGGAGAGCCGCATCAaggacctggaggaggagctgaggag AGTGAAGTCAGAGGCCATCACTGCCCACCGTGAACCCAAAGAAGAGGTGGAGGATGTAAGCAGCTATCTCTGTACAGAATTG GACAAGATCCCCATGGCTCAGCGCCGCCGCTTCACCCGGGTGGAGATGGCCCGTGTGCTTATGGAGCGGAACCAGTACAAGGAGCGGCTGATGGAGCTGCAGGAGGCCGTGCGGTGGACCGAGATGATCAG GGCGTCCCGAGAGCACCCATCTGTCCAGGAGAAGAAGAAGTCCACCATCTGGCAGTT CTTCAGCCGCCTcttcagctcctcctccagcccccctcCGGCCAAGCGGTCCTATCCCTCTGTGAACATCCATTACAAGTCGCCCACCACGGCCGGCTTCAGCCAGCGCCGCAGCCACGCCATGTGCCAGATCTCTGGCAGCCGGCCCCTGGAGTTCTTCCCAGATGA tGACTGCACGTCCTCAGCCCGGCGGGAGCAGAAGCGCGAGCAGTACCGCCAGGTGCGGGAGCACGTGCGCAACGACGACGGGCGGCTGCAGGCCTGTGGCTGGAGCCTGCCGGCCAAGTACAAGCAG CTGAGTCCTAATGGGGGCCAGGAGGACACGCGGATGAAGAATGTGCCTGTCCCCGTGTACTGCCGTCCTCTGGTGGAGAAGGACCCCACCATGAAG CTGTGGTGTGCGGCGGGCGTCAACTTGAGCGGGTGGAAGCCGAATGAAGAGGACCCTGGGAACGGAGTCAAGCCTGCGCCGGGCCGAGACCCTCTGACCTGTGACCGGGAAGTAGAAGGAGAGTCCAAGAGCAACCACACATCCCCTGAGAAGAAGAAG GGAAAGGAGCTGCCGGAGGCAGACGCCACCTCCAGCCGCGTGTGGATCCTCACCAGCACCCTGACCACCAGCAAAGTGGTGATCATCGACGCCAACCAGCCGGGCACCGTCGTGGACCAGTTCACCGTGTGCAATGCCCACGTCCTGTGCATCTCCAGCATCCCTG CGGCCAGCGACAGCGACTACCCTCCAGGGGAGATCTTCCTGGACAGCGACGTGAACCCCGAGGACTCCGGTGCTGATGGTGTGCTGGCAGGCATCACCCTGGTGGGCTGTGCCACCCGCTGCAACGTGCCACGCAGCAACTGCTCCTCCCGTGGGGACACACCGGTGCTGGACAAGGGCCAGG GGGAGGTGGCCACCGTCGCCAATGGGAAGGTCAACCCATCTCAGTCCACGGAGGAGGCCACAGAGGCCACAGAGGTGCCAGACCCTGGGCCCAGTGAGACAGAGGTAGCCGCAGTACGGCCTGGACCCCTCACAGAGCACGTCTTCACggacccagcccccaccccgccccccagtgCTCAGCCTGACAG TGAGAATGGGCCAGAGGCCGAAGTGAGTGGTGTACAGCCTGAGCCGGAGCCCAGTGGGGACCCTGCTGGGGCCAGCAGCAGTGCCGCGCCCACCATGTGGCTAGGAGCCCAGAATGGCTG GCTCTACGTACATTCAGCTGTCGCCAACTGGAGGAAGTGTCTGCACTCCATCAAGCTGAAGGACTCGGTGCTGAGCCTGGT GCACGTGAAAGGGCGAGTGCTGGTGGCTCTGGCAGATGGGACTCTGGCCATCTTCCACCGAGGCGAAG ACAGCCAGTGGGACCTGAGTAATTACCACCTGATGGACCTGGGCCGCCCACATCACTCCATCCGCTGCATGGCAGTCGTGTATGACCGTGTTTGGTGTGGCTACAAGAACAAGGTGCACGTCATCCAGCCCAAGACCATGCAGATCGAG AAATCATTTGATGCGCACCCACGGCGGGAGAGCCAGGTGCGGCAGCTGGCGTGGATCGGTGACGGGGTGTGGGTGTCCATCCGCTTGGACTCCACGCTGCGGCTCTACCATgcccacacccaccagcacctgCAGGACGTGGATATCGAGCCTTACGTCAGCAAGATGCTGG GCACAGGCAAGCTGGGCTTCTCCTTTGTGCGCATCACAGCCCTGCTCATCGCGGGCAACCGCCTCTGGGTGGGCACCGGCAACGGGGTCGTCATCTCCATCCCATTGACCGAGA ccGTGGTCCTGCACCGAGGCCAGCTCCTGGGGCTCCGTG ccaacAAGACATCACCCACGTCTGGGGAGGGGACCCGCCCAGGGGGTGTCATCCACGTGTATGGTGATGACAGCAGTGACAAGTCAGCCAGTAGCTTTATCCCCTACTGCTCCATGGCCCAGGCTCAACTCTGCTTCCACGGCCACCGTGACGCTGTCAAATTCTTCGTGTCCGTGCCAG GGAATGTGTTGGCCACTCTCAACGGCAGCGTGCTCGACAGCCCGTCTGAGGGCCCTGGGCCCGCTGCCCCCGCTGCCGACGCTGAGGCCCAGAAGCTGAAGAACGTGCTGGTGCTGAGTGGCGGCGAGGGCTACATAGACTTCCGCATTG GCGATGGAGAAGATGACGAGCCCGAGGAGGGTGCAGGGGATGTGAGCCAGGTGAAGCCCATGCTGTCCAAGGCCGAGCGCAGCCACATCATTGTGTGGCAGGTGTCCTACACCCCCGAGTGA
- the MAPK8IP3 gene encoding C-Jun-amino-terminal kinase-interacting protein 3 isoform X16 → MSESGQSSAAATPSTTGTKSNTPTSSVPSAAVTPLSEGLQPLGEYGAGTKNSKRAREKRNSRNMEVQVTQEMRNVSIGMGSSDEWSDVQDIIDSTPELDMGREPRLDRTGNSPTQGIVNKAFGINTDSLYHELSTAGSEVIGDVDEGADLLGEFSVRDDFFGMGKEVGNLLLENSQLLETKNALNVVKNDLIAKVDQLSGEQEVLKGDLEAARQAKLRLESRIKDLEEELRRVKSEAITAHREPKEEVEDVSSYLCTELDKIPMAQRRRFTRVEMARVLMERNQYKERLMELQEAVRWTEMIRASREHPSVQEKKKSTIWQFFSRLFSSSSSPPPAKRSYPSVNIHYKSPTTAGFSQRRSHAMCQISGSRPLEFFPDDDCTSSARREQKREQYRQVREHVRNDDGRLQACGWSLPAKYKQLSPNGGQEDTRMKNVPVPVYCRPLVEKDPTMKLWCAAGVNLSGWKPNEEDPGNGVKPAPGRDPLTCDREVEGESKSNHTSPEKKKGKELPEADATSSRVWILTSTLTTSKVVIIDANQPGTVVDQFTVCNAHVLCISSIPAASDSDYPPGEIFLDSDVNPEDSGADGVLAGITLVGCATRCNVPRSNCSSRGDTPVLDKGQGEVATVANGKVNPSQSTEEATEATEVPDPGPSETEVAAVRPGPLTEHVFTDPAPTPPPSAQPDSENGPEAEVSGVQPEPEPSGDPAGASSSAAPTMWLGAQNGWLYVHSAVANWRKCLHSIKLKDSVLSLVHVKGRVLVALADGTLAIFHRGEDSQWDLSNYHLMDLGRPHHSIRCMAVVYDRVWCGYKNKVHVIQPKTMQIEKSFDAHPRRESQVRQLAWIGDGVWVSIRLDSTLRLYHAHTHQHLQDVDIEPYVSKMLGTGKLGFSFVRITALLIAGNRLWVGTGNGVVISIPLTETVVLHRGQLLGLRANKTSPTSGEGTRPGGVIHVYGDDSSDKSASSFIPYCSMAQAQLCFHGHRDAVKFFVSVPGNVLATLNGSVLDSPSEGPGPAAPAADAEAQKLKNVLVLSGGEGYIDFRIGDGEDDEPEEGAGDVSQVKPMLSKAERSHIIVWQVSYTPE, encoded by the exons ATGTCCGAGTCGGGCCAGTCCTCGGCGGCTGCCACGCCTAGCACCACAGGCACCAAGTCCAACACGCCCACCTCCTCCGTGCCCTCAGCCGCTGTCACGCCCCTCAGCGAGGGCCTGCAGCCCCTGGGCGAGTACGGTGCCGGCACCAAGAACAGCAAGCGGGCCCGGGAGAAGCGCAACAGCCGCAACATGGAGGTGCAGGTCACGCAGGAGATGCGGAACGTCAGCATAG GCATGGGAAGCAGTGACGAGTGGTCTGATGTCCAAGACATTATCGACTCCACCCCAGAGCTGGACATGGGTCGGGAGCCCCGCCTGGACCGCACGGGCAACAG CCCGACCCAGGGGATCGTGAACAAGGCTTTTGGCATCAACACTGACTCCCTGTACCACGAGCTGTCAACTGCGGGCTCCGAGGTCATCGGGGACGTGGATGAAGGGGCCGACCTGCTAG GGGAGTTCTCAG TGCGCGATGATTTTTTTG GCATGGGCAAGGAAGTGGGGAATCTGCTGCTGGAGAACTCACAGCTTCTAGAAACCAA aaatgcCCTGAATGTGGTCAAGAATGACCTCATTGCCAAGGTGGACCAGCTGTCGGGGGAGCAGGAGGTGCTGAAGGGGGACTTGGAAGCCGCCAGGCAGGCCAAACTCAGGCTGGAGAGCCGCATCAaggacctggaggaggagctgaggag AGTGAAGTCAGAGGCCATCACTGCCCACCGTGAACCCAAAGAAGAGGTGGAGGATGTAAGCAGCTATCTCTGTACAGAATTG GACAAGATCCCCATGGCTCAGCGCCGCCGCTTCACCCGGGTGGAGATGGCCCGTGTGCTTATGGAGCGGAACCAGTACAAGGAGCGGCTGATGGAGCTGCAGGAGGCCGTGCGGTGGACCGAGATGATCAG GGCGTCCCGAGAGCACCCATCTGTCCAGGAGAAGAAGAAGTCCACCATCTGGCAGTT CTTCAGCCGCCTcttcagctcctcctccagcccccctcCGGCCAAGCGGTCCTATCCCTCTGTGAACATCCATTACAAGTCGCCCACCACGGCCGGCTTCAGCCAGCGCCGCAGCCACGCCATGTGCCAGATCTCTGGCAGCCGGCCCCTGGAGTTCTTCCCAGATGA tGACTGCACGTCCTCAGCCCGGCGGGAGCAGAAGCGCGAGCAGTACCGCCAGGTGCGGGAGCACGTGCGCAACGACGACGGGCGGCTGCAGGCCTGTGGCTGGAGCCTGCCGGCCAAGTACAAGCAG CTGAGTCCTAATGGGGGCCAGGAGGACACGCGGATGAAGAATGTGCCTGTCCCCGTGTACTGCCGTCCTCTGGTGGAGAAGGACCCCACCATGAAG CTGTGGTGTGCGGCGGGCGTCAACTTGAGCGGGTGGAAGCCGAATGAAGAGGACCCTGGGAACGGAGTCAAGCCTGCGCCGGGCCGAGACCCTCTGACCTGTGACCGGGAAGTAGAAGGAGAGTCCAAGAGCAACCACACATCCCCTGAGAAGAAGAAG GGAAAGGAGCTGCCGGAGGCAGACGCCACCTCCAGCCGCGTGTGGATCCTCACCAGCACCCTGACCACCAGCAAAGTGGTGATCATCGACGCCAACCAGCCGGGCACCGTCGTGGACCAGTTCACCGTGTGCAATGCCCACGTCCTGTGCATCTCCAGCATCCCTG CGGCCAGCGACAGCGACTACCCTCCAGGGGAGATCTTCCTGGACAGCGACGTGAACCCCGAGGACTCCGGTGCTGATGGTGTGCTGGCAGGCATCACCCTGGTGGGCTGTGCCACCCGCTGCAACGTGCCACGCAGCAACTGCTCCTCCCGTGGGGACACACCGGTGCTGGACAAGGGCCAGG GGGAGGTGGCCACCGTCGCCAATGGGAAGGTCAACCCATCTCAGTCCACGGAGGAGGCCACAGAGGCCACAGAGGTGCCAGACCCTGGGCCCAGTGAGACAGAGGTAGCCGCAGTACGGCCTGGACCCCTCACAGAGCACGTCTTCACggacccagcccccaccccgccccccagtgCTCAGCCTGACAG TGAGAATGGGCCAGAGGCCGAAGTGAGTGGTGTACAGCCTGAGCCGGAGCCCAGTGGGGACCCTGCTGGGGCCAGCAGCAGTGCCGCGCCCACCATGTGGCTAGGAGCCCAGAATGGCTG GCTCTACGTACATTCAGCTGTCGCCAACTGGAGGAAGTGTCTGCACTCCATCAAGCTGAAGGACTCGGTGCTGAGCCTGGT GCACGTGAAAGGGCGAGTGCTGGTGGCTCTGGCAGATGGGACTCTGGCCATCTTCCACCGAGGCGAAG ACAGCCAGTGGGACCTGAGTAATTACCACCTGATGGACCTGGGCCGCCCACATCACTCCATCCGCTGCATGGCAGTCGTGTATGACCGTGTTTGGTGTGGCTACAAGAACAAGGTGCACGTCATCCAGCCCAAGACCATGCAGATCGAG AAATCATTTGATGCGCACCCACGGCGGGAGAGCCAGGTGCGGCAGCTGGCGTGGATCGGTGACGGGGTGTGGGTGTCCATCCGCTTGGACTCCACGCTGCGGCTCTACCATgcccacacccaccagcacctgCAGGACGTGGATATCGAGCCTTACGTCAGCAAGATGCTGG GCACAGGCAAGCTGGGCTTCTCCTTTGTGCGCATCACAGCCCTGCTCATCGCGGGCAACCGCCTCTGGGTGGGCACCGGCAACGGGGTCGTCATCTCCATCCCATTGACCGAGA ccGTGGTCCTGCACCGAGGCCAGCTCCTGGGGCTCCGTG ccaacAAGACATCACCCACGTCTGGGGAGGGGACCCGCCCAGGGGGTGTCATCCACGTGTATGGTGATGACAGCAGTGACAAGTCAGCCAGTAGCTTTATCCCCTACTGCTCCATGGCCCAGGCTCAACTCTGCTTCCACGGCCACCGTGACGCTGTCAAATTCTTCGTGTCCGTGCCAG GGAATGTGTTGGCCACTCTCAACGGCAGCGTGCTCGACAGCCCGTCTGAGGGCCCTGGGCCCGCTGCCCCCGCTGCCGACGCTGAGGCCCAGAAGCTGAAGAACGTGCTGGTGCTGAGTGGCGGCGAGGGCTACATAGACTTCCGCATTG GCGATGGAGAAGATGACGAGCCCGAGGAGGGTGCAGGGGATGTGAGCCAGGTGAAGCCCATGCTGTCCAAGGCCGAGCGCAGCCACATCATTGTGTGGCAGGTGTCCTACACCCCCGAGTGA